One segment of bacterium DNA contains the following:
- the hpt gene encoding hypoxanthine phosphoribosyltransferase, with amino-acid sequence MNIFITKEEIEKKVSELALKISSDHPDGLITIGVLKGAWVFMADLVRKLTCPVYIDFIKVSSYKGKKTTGKINLSLFPSISILKKNVLVIEDIVDTGITLSYLKEYFKSQEPKSLKFCCLLDKPERRKKDFTPDYIGFTIPDKFVVGYGLDCNEEYRNLPYIAVI; translated from the coding sequence ATGAATATATTTATAACCAAGGAAGAGATTGAAAAAAAGGTATCTGAGCTTGCCCTAAAAATCTCATCTGATCATCCAGATGGTCTTATTACCATTGGTGTTTTAAAGGGTGCTTGGGTTTTTATGGCAGACCTGGTAAGAAAGCTGACCTGCCCTGTATATATAGATTTTATTAAGGTCTCAAGCTATAAGGGAAAAAAGACAACAGGAAAAATAAACCTTTCCCTCTTTCCCTCCATTTCTATTCTTAAAAAAAATGTTCTTGTTATCGAGGATATTGTAGATACGGGAATAACATTAAGCTATCTTAAGGAATATTTTAAAAGCCAAGAGCCAAAAAGCCTGAAATTTTGCTGCCTCCTTGATAAACCAGAGAGGAGAAAGAAAGATTTTACCCCAGATTATATTGGTTTTACCATCCCCGATAAATTTGTTGTAGGATATGGCCTTGATTGCAACGAGGAATACAGAAACCTTCCCTATATCGCTGTGATTTAA